The following coding sequences are from one uncultured Fibrobacter sp. window:
- a CDS encoding glutamine synthetase III has translation MSNEYRLKAIKEIASENAGANLPAAPANIDFYGEDVFNAEAMRAYLPKDICKKLFATIDGGAPLDPSIAGEVAHAMKKWAIDRGATHFTHWFQPLTGSTAEKHDSFLEPEDGKAILAFSGKNLIVGEPDASSFPSGGLRSTFEARGYTAWDPTSPAFIKRHGNGATLCIPTAFCSYTGEALDKKTPLLRSIQALQKSADRLMGLFGVAQQKVTVTLGAEQEYFLIDKRFYLQRPDLYQAGRTLFGAAPAKHQQMEDHYFGSIPARIINFMNDVEKELWKLGIPAKTRHNEVAPAQFELAPMFEEVNLACDHNMQIMEVLRQVADRHGLVCLLHEKPFAGINGSGKHNNWSVNYGKTNLLNPGKDPHQNAIFLTTLCAVIYAVDTHADLLRMAVASAGNDHRLGANEAPPAIISMYLGDQLADVIDQLEKGDPKSSKQAGALKLGSDTLPPLPRDATDRNRTSPFAFTGNKFEFRAPGSSQSCSEPNVILNTIVAEAFDLIADKLANVPADKFHEELQNLLQKIVKEHKRVIFNGNGYTDEWVEEAAKRGLPNIRTTMEALQALNKKENVALFEKYGVFNKRELDSRYEVNMEDYHKKIHIEGKIAFDIAKNVVLPQVLCAYTNALKTNELAKGQGFYAVDGYARELGEKLKELDAAVAQMEVALGEKHEVILDAMANLRIIVDKIESIVPDEKWPLPKYREMLFIY, from the coding sequence GAAGATGTCTTCAACGCCGAGGCCATGCGCGCATATCTTCCCAAAGACATTTGCAAGAAGCTCTTCGCTACCATCGACGGCGGCGCACCGCTTGACCCGAGCATCGCTGGCGAAGTTGCCCACGCCATGAAAAAGTGGGCTATCGACCGCGGCGCCACCCACTTTACTCACTGGTTCCAGCCTCTTACCGGTTCCACCGCCGAAAAGCACGACTCCTTCCTCGAACCCGAAGACGGCAAGGCAATCCTCGCCTTCAGCGGCAAGAACCTGATCGTCGGTGAACCGGACGCATCTTCTTTCCCGAGCGGCGGCCTCCGTTCCACTTTCGAAGCCCGCGGCTACACCGCCTGGGATCCGACCTCTCCGGCCTTCATCAAGCGTCACGGCAACGGTGCAACGCTCTGCATCCCGACCGCTTTCTGTAGCTATACTGGCGAAGCCTTGGACAAGAAAACTCCGCTCCTCCGTTCTATTCAGGCCCTCCAGAAGTCTGCCGACCGCCTCATGGGTCTCTTCGGCGTTGCCCAGCAGAAGGTCACCGTCACTCTCGGTGCCGAACAGGAATACTTCCTGATTGACAAGCGTTTCTACCTGCAGCGTCCGGACCTGTACCAGGCCGGTCGCACGCTGTTTGGTGCCGCTCCGGCAAAGCACCAGCAGATGGAAGACCACTACTTCGGTAGCATTCCGGCACGCATCATCAACTTCATGAACGATGTGGAAAAGGAACTCTGGAAGCTCGGCATTCCGGCCAAGACCCGCCACAACGAAGTCGCTCCGGCCCAGTTCGAACTTGCCCCGATGTTCGAGGAAGTAAACCTCGCCTGCGACCACAACATGCAGATTATGGAAGTGCTCCGCCAGGTCGCCGACCGCCACGGTCTCGTTTGCCTGCTGCACGAAAAGCCGTTCGCCGGCATCAACGGTTCCGGCAAGCATAACAACTGGTCGGTGAACTACGGCAAGACCAACCTCTTGAACCCGGGCAAGGACCCGCACCAGAACGCCATATTCCTCACCACGCTCTGCGCTGTCATCTACGCTGTCGACACCCACGCCGACTTGCTCCGTATGGCTGTTGCTAGCGCCGGTAACGACCACCGTCTCGGTGCCAACGAAGCTCCTCCGGCAATCATCTCCATGTACCTCGGCGACCAGCTCGCCGACGTTATCGACCAGCTTGAAAAGGGCGATCCGAAGTCCAGCAAGCAGGCCGGTGCACTGAAGCTCGGTTCTGACACTCTCCCGCCGCTCCCGCGCGACGCTACCGACCGTAACCGTACTTCTCCGTTCGCCTTCACCGGCAACAAGTTCGAATTCCGCGCTCCGGGTTCTAGCCAGAGCTGCTCCGAACCGAACGTCATCCTCAACACGATCGTGGCCGAAGCCTTCGACCTCATCGCCGACAAGCTCGCCAATGTTCCTGCCGACAAGTTCCACGAAGAACTGCAGAACCTGTTGCAGAAGATTGTCAAGGAACACAAGCGCGTTATCTTCAACGGCAACGGCTACACCGACGAATGGGTCGAAGAAGCAGCCAAGCGCGGCCTCCCGAACATCCGCACCACCATGGAAGCCCTCCAGGCTCTCAACAAGAAGGAAAATGTGGCCCTGTTCGAAAAGTACGGCGTGTTCAACAAGCGCGAACTCGACTCCCGTTACGAAGTCAACATGGAAGATTACCACAAGAAGATTCACATCGAAGGCAAGATTGCATTCGATATCGCGAAGAACGTGGTGCTCCCGCAGGTACTCTGTGCATACACTAACGCATTGAAGACCAACGAGTTAGCTAAGGGCCAGGGTTTCTACGCTGTTGACGGTTACGCTCGCGAACTCGGCGAAAAGCTCAAAGAACTTGATGCCGCAGTCGCCCAGATGGAAGTTGCACTCGGCGAAAAGCACGAAGTCATTCTCGACGCTATGGCAAACCTCCGCATTATCGTGGACAAGATCGAAAGCATCGTGCCCGACGAAAAGTGGCCGCTGCCGAAGTACAGAGAAATGCTCTTTATCTACTAA
- a CDS encoding CTP synthase — translation MSSSKAAAKKQTKYIFITGGVVSSLGKGITSASLALLLKSRGYKVFMQKLDPYLNVDPGTMSPYQHGEVFVTDDGYETDLDLGHYERFAGVQCSKASSYTSGRIYSSVLAKERAGKYLGGTVQVIPHITNEIKDAFRSAAESGADIVLCEIGGVAGDIESLPFLEAARQFRFEVGVENTCFVHLVLVPYLKAAGELKTKPSQHSVAELRNIGIFPDILVCRTEMTIPQDHLDKLALFCNVKPECVIEEKDVKDSVYAVPRELSKQELDLRVLEQLHLSVHPIIHSEWDKLVKKATQPKYECTIALVGKYIAIRDAYKSVHEALQHAGMEHNAKVKVECIEAEELEKNPNLIKNADGILIPGGFGSRGVNGKCVAIKYAREHKVPLLGICLGMQCCVIEFARNVLGWKDANSTEFDEKTAHPVIDLMDEQKNVTEKGGTMRLGAYPCKLMKDSNAAKLYKSEKISERHRHRYEFNYNSEFRKELEKAGLKIAGTSPDGKLVEMVEIKNHPYFEACQFHPEFKSRPTAPHPLFSGLVKAALAQKNGKTKTATAKAAQKNVNGGKKNA, via the coding sequence ATGTCCTCCTCTAAAGCTGCCGCAAAAAAACAGACCAAGTACATTTTCATTACCGGCGGCGTGGTAAGTTCGCTCGGCAAAGGAATCACCTCCGCTTCGCTCGCCCTCCTCCTCAAGAGCCGCGGCTACAAGGTGTTCATGCAAAAGCTCGACCCGTACCTGAACGTGGACCCGGGTACCATGAGCCCTTACCAGCACGGCGAAGTTTTCGTGACCGACGACGGCTACGAAACCGACCTTGACCTCGGCCACTACGAACGCTTCGCAGGCGTGCAATGCTCCAAGGCCTCCAGCTACACTTCGGGTCGCATCTATTCCTCCGTGCTCGCAAAAGAACGCGCCGGAAAATACCTGGGCGGCACAGTGCAGGTCATTCCGCACATCACCAACGAAATCAAGGATGCCTTCCGTTCTGCAGCCGAAAGCGGCGCCGACATCGTGCTCTGCGAAATCGGCGGTGTCGCAGGCGACATTGAATCGCTCCCGTTCCTCGAAGCCGCAAGACAGTTCCGTTTTGAAGTCGGCGTCGAAAACACCTGCTTTGTCCACTTGGTTCTCGTGCCTTACCTCAAGGCCGCAGGCGAACTCAAGACAAAGCCCTCGCAGCACTCCGTGGCAGAGCTCCGTAACATCGGTATTTTCCCGGACATTCTGGTGTGCCGCACCGAAATGACGATTCCGCAGGATCACCTGGACAAGCTTGCACTCTTCTGCAACGTGAAGCCCGAATGCGTGATCGAAGAAAAGGACGTGAAGGACTCCGTTTACGCTGTGCCTCGCGAACTTTCCAAGCAGGAACTCGACCTCCGCGTGCTTGAACAGCTCCATCTGAGCGTACACCCCATCATCCACTCCGAATGGGACAAACTCGTCAAGAAGGCTACCCAGCCCAAGTATGAATGCACCATCGCGCTGGTGGGCAAGTACATCGCCATCCGCGACGCTTACAAGTCCGTGCACGAAGCCTTGCAGCATGCCGGCATGGAACACAACGCCAAGGTGAAGGTGGAATGCATCGAGGCCGAAGAGCTTGAAAAGAATCCGAACCTCATCAAGAACGCTGACGGCATCCTGATTCCGGGAGGTTTCGGTAGTCGCGGCGTGAACGGCAAGTGTGTTGCCATCAAGTATGCCCGCGAACACAAGGTCCCGCTGCTGGGCATTTGTCTCGGTATGCAGTGCTGCGTGATTGAATTTGCACGCAACGTACTCGGCTGGAAGGACGCCAACTCCACGGAATTCGACGAAAAGACGGCCCACCCGGTCATTGACCTGATGGACGAACAGAAGAACGTCACCGAAAAGGGCGGCACCATGCGCCTCGGCGCTTACCCGTGCAAGCTCATGAAGGATTCCAACGCCGCAAAGCTTTACAAGAGCGAAAAGATTAGCGAACGCCATCGTCACCGCTACGAATTCAACTACAATAGCGAATTCCGCAAGGAACTCGAAAAGGCAGGCCTGAAAATCGCCGGCACATCGCCCGACGGCAAGCTCGTAGAAATGGTGGAAATCAAGAACCACCCCTACTTTGAAGCCTGCCAGTTCCATCCGGAATTCAAGAGCCGTCCTACGGCACCGCACCCGCTGTTCAGCGGACTTGTAAAAGCCGCTCTTGCACAGAAAAAT
- the carA gene encoding glutamine-hydrolyzing carbamoyl-phosphate synthase small subunit, with product MTDRFNWKAKREKKAFLALADGTVFRGYAFGATTDTVGEAVFNTGMAGYKQILTDPSYAGQFVVFTTAEVGAYAANHEKSESRDVFLNGIVVNSLDEVSKELKEESLHDYMLKHNKPGIAGVDTRALTIHLRNNGAQKAYLHVDGTDMSEEEAIKKAQEWVGLDGQDYASKVSDPNGYVLSTEGDLHVVALDFGIKTNILRNLVNQGMKVTVLPITATYEQIMAKNPDGVFLSNGPADPNSLPQVVAVVKKLLGKIPLMGICLGNQLLGLAFGANVSKLKFGHHGCNHPVKNVKTGAVEITSQNHNYAIDAITLPEEVEVTHINLNDNTVEGIRHTTLPAFSVQYHPESAPGPNDSLYLFSEFRQMIEEFKAKQVSTPKPAEVPKEVKNVLL from the coding sequence ATGACTGATAGATTCAACTGGAAAGCCAAACGCGAAAAGAAGGCGTTTCTGGCACTGGCAGACGGAACCGTTTTTAGGGGCTACGCCTTTGGCGCAACCACCGATACCGTCGGCGAAGCCGTGTTCAACACCGGTATGGCCGGTTACAAGCAGATTTTGACTGACCCCTCTTACGCAGGTCAGTTTGTGGTGTTCACCACCGCCGAAGTCGGCGCCTACGCTGCAAACCACGAAAAATCCGAATCGCGCGACGTGTTCCTGAACGGCATCGTCGTGAACTCGTTGGATGAAGTGAGCAAGGAACTGAAAGAAGAAAGCCTGCACGACTACATGCTCAAGCACAACAAGCCGGGCATTGCAGGCGTCGACACTCGCGCCCTCACGATTCACCTGCGCAACAACGGTGCCCAGAAGGCCTACCTGCACGTAGACGGCACCGACATGAGCGAAGAAGAAGCTATCAAGAAGGCTCAGGAATGGGTCGGTCTGGATGGCCAGGACTACGCTAGCAAGGTCTCTGATCCGAACGGCTATGTACTCAGCACCGAAGGCGATCTGCATGTGGTCGCACTCGATTTCGGTATCAAGACGAACATCCTGAGAAACCTGGTGAACCAGGGCATGAAAGTCACGGTGCTCCCGATTACCGCCACCTACGAACAGATCATGGCTAAAAACCCTGACGGAGTGTTCCTTTCGAACGGTCCCGCCGACCCGAACAGCCTTCCGCAAGTGGTCGCTGTCGTCAAGAAGCTCTTGGGCAAGATTCCTCTGATGGGCATTTGCCTGGGCAACCAGTTGCTCGGCCTCGCCTTTGGCGCAAACGTGTCCAAGCTCAAGTTCGGCCACCACGGCTGCAACCATCCGGTCAAGAACGTAAAGACTGGCGCCGTCGAAATCACGAGCCAGAACCACAACTACGCTATCGATGCTATTACGCTCCCCGAAGAAGTCGAAGTCACTCACATCAACCTGAACGACAACACGGTCGAAGGCATTCGCCACACGACCTTGCCGGCATTCAGCGTGCAATACCACCCGGAATCTGCTCCGGGCCCGAACGATTCTCTCTACCTGTTTAGTGAATTCAGACAAATGATCGAAGAATTCAAAGCAAAACAAGTCAGCACCCCCAAGCCCGCTGAAGTCCCCAAAGAGGTAAAAAATGTCCTCCTCTAA